A window of the Chrysemys picta bellii isolate R12L10 chromosome 24, ASM1138683v2, whole genome shotgun sequence genome harbors these coding sequences:
- the LOC135977329 gene encoding myb/SANT-like DNA-binding domain-containing protein 2 codes for MESSQDRKRAPAWTEREVRDLLAIWGDEAVIAELRSSKRNGKVLEKISKAMKDRGHNRDTQQCRVKIKELRQAYHKAREANGRSGAEPQTCRYYAELHAILGGAATTTPTVCYDSLTGETHREDGSGNEEDDDGGTVGSSQQQGSGETGFPNSQDMFVTLDLEPVTPELTQDPQGTQETSAANVSPSQRLVNIRKRKRKTRDEMFTELQMSSHADRAQQNAWRQSMSEMRKAQHEREERWRAEDDRWRQLADRRQEAMLRLLEHQSDMLERMVELQERQQEQRPPLQPLCNQQPSSPSSIASSPRRPRTRWGGLRPPSHSTPDDRPSIRRLGFNKS; via the exons atggagtcctcccaggatcgcaaaagagctccagcatggaccgaacgggaggtacgagatctgctcgccatatggggagatgaagcagtgatagctgaactccgtagcagtaaaagaaatggaaaagtattagaaaagatctccaaggccatgaaggaccgaggccataacagggacacacagcagtgccgcgtgaaaattaaggagctacggcaagcctaccacaaagccagagaagcaaacggaaggtccggggcagagccgcaaacttgccgctactacgcggagctgcatgcgatcctagggggtgcagccaccactaccccaaccgtgtgctatgactctctcactggagaaacacacagggaagacggttcggggaacgaggaagatgacgatggaggtactgtaggtagctcacagcagcaaggaagcggagaaaccggtttccccaacagccaggatatgtttgtgaccctggacctggaaccagtaacccccgaactcacccaagaccctcagggcacacaggagacctctg ctgcaaatgtttctccttcgcagaggctcgtgaacattagaaagagaaaacgtaagacgagggacgagatgttcacggagctgcagatgtcctcccacgctgatagagcacagcagaatgcgtggaggcagtcaatgtcggagatgagaaaagcccaacatgaacgagaggagaggtggcgggctgaagacgataggtggcgtcagcttgcagacagacggcaagaggcaatgctccgtctgctggagcatcaaagtgatatgctcgagcgtatggttgagttgcaggaaaggcagcaggagcagagaccgccgctacagcccctgtgtaaccaacagccctcctccccaagttccatagcctcctcacccagacgcccaagaacacggtgggggggcctccgtccacccagtcactccaccccagatgatcgcccaagcatcagaaggctgggcttcaataagagttaa